A single window of Microbispora hainanensis DNA harbors:
- a CDS encoding beta-galactosidase, with amino-acid sequence MNADRHRWVRWPSDPGRARLGFGADYNPEQWPREVWDEDMRAMRAAGVNIVSLAIFSWARIQPSEDVWDFDWLDDAMDLLHAHGIAVDLATATASPPPWLTAKHPEILPVDRHGRTLWPGARQHWRPTSPVFREHALRLTRALAERYAGHPTLAAWHVSNELGCHNVYDFSDDAAAAFRAWLRARYGTLDELNRAWATSFWSQRYSDWSQILPPRLAASYPNPTQQLDFARFSSDALKDHLRAERDILRELTPDVPVTTNFMVMGETKGMDYADWAREVDFVSNDHYVLTGPQAQDELSFSANLTGSLAGGRPWFLMEHSTSAVNWQPVNLAKRPGGMARDSLTHVGYGADAVCFFQWRQSAGGAEKYHSAMVPHAGTDSEVFRSVADLGATLAALAPVAGTRRRRAPVAIAFDWDSWWASELDSHPTSLLRYRQEALDWYTAFLDAGVRADVVGVDDDLSGYRLLVAPILHVVPAALARRLEGYVASGGHLVTTYFSGIVDENDHVWLGGYPGALRDLLGIRIEEFGPLLDGESVELDLGVSGTLWTDRIDITDPDAEVVATYKTGDHAGRPAVTTRRTGAGSASYVSTRLGPEGLGVVLPHLLDVAGVSSELPPEARGLVDVAVRTDGTDDYWFVINRTDRHVDVSAIPGDPLRGPALAQDATLAPRQVRILRRPRA; translated from the coding sequence GTGAACGCTGACCGGCACCGTTGGGTGCGCTGGCCGTCCGACCCCGGACGGGCCCGCCTGGGGTTCGGGGCCGACTACAACCCCGAGCAGTGGCCCCGGGAGGTCTGGGACGAGGACATGCGCGCGATGCGGGCGGCCGGGGTGAACATCGTCTCCTTGGCGATCTTCTCGTGGGCGCGGATCCAGCCGAGCGAGGACGTCTGGGACTTCGACTGGCTCGACGACGCGATGGACCTGCTGCACGCCCACGGCATCGCCGTCGACCTGGCCACCGCGACGGCCTCGCCGCCGCCGTGGCTGACGGCCAAGCATCCGGAGATCCTCCCCGTGGACCGGCACGGCCGCACGCTGTGGCCGGGTGCGCGGCAGCACTGGCGGCCGACCTCCCCCGTCTTCCGGGAGCACGCGCTGCGGCTGACCCGGGCCCTCGCGGAGCGCTACGCCGGTCACCCCACCCTCGCCGCCTGGCACGTCTCCAACGAGCTCGGCTGCCACAACGTCTACGACTTCTCCGACGACGCCGCGGCCGCCTTCCGCGCGTGGCTGCGGGCCCGGTACGGCACGCTCGACGAGCTGAACCGCGCCTGGGCGACCTCGTTCTGGTCCCAGCGCTACAGCGACTGGTCGCAGATCCTGCCGCCGCGCCTGGCCGCCTCCTACCCCAACCCCACCCAGCAGCTCGACTTCGCGCGGTTCTCCTCCGACGCGCTGAAAGACCACCTGCGCGCGGAGCGGGACATCCTGCGCGAGCTGACCCCGGACGTCCCCGTGACCACGAACTTCATGGTCATGGGCGAGACCAAGGGCATGGACTACGCCGACTGGGCCCGGGAGGTCGACTTCGTCTCCAACGACCACTACGTGCTGACCGGCCCCCAGGCTCAGGACGAGCTGTCCTTCTCGGCCAACCTCACCGGCTCGCTCGCCGGCGGCCGGCCGTGGTTCCTGATGGAGCACTCCACCAGCGCGGTCAACTGGCAGCCGGTCAACCTGGCGAAGCGGCCCGGCGGCATGGCCCGCGACTCGCTCACCCACGTCGGCTACGGCGCCGACGCGGTCTGCTTCTTCCAGTGGCGGCAGTCGGCGGGCGGGGCCGAGAAGTACCACTCGGCGATGGTGCCCCACGCCGGCACCGACAGCGAGGTGTTCCGTTCGGTCGCCGACCTGGGCGCCACGCTGGCCGCCCTCGCGCCGGTCGCGGGCACCCGGCGGCGGCGCGCCCCCGTGGCGATCGCGTTCGACTGGGACTCGTGGTGGGCCAGCGAGCTGGACTCCCACCCCACCTCGCTGCTGCGCTACCGCCAGGAGGCCCTCGACTGGTACACCGCGTTCCTCGACGCGGGCGTCCGCGCGGACGTGGTCGGCGTGGACGACGACCTCAGCGGCTATCGGCTGCTCGTGGCCCCGATCCTGCACGTCGTGCCCGCCGCCCTGGCCCGGCGGCTGGAGGGCTACGTCGCCTCCGGCGGCCACCTCGTCACCACGTACTTCTCCGGCATCGTCGACGAGAACGACCACGTGTGGCTCGGCGGCTACCCCGGCGCCCTGCGCGACCTGCTCGGCATCAGGATCGAGGAGTTCGGCCCCCTGCTGGACGGCGAGTCCGTCGAGCTCGACCTCGGCGTGTCCGGCACGCTGTGGACCGACCGGATCGACATCACCGACCCGGACGCCGAGGTCGTGGCGACGTACAAGACCGGCGACCACGCGGGCCGCCCCGCCGTCACGACGCGCCGTACGGGAGCGGGCTCGGCGTCGTACGTCTCCACCCGCCTGGGCCCGGAGGGCCTGGGGGTCGTCCTTCCTCACCTGCTGGACGTCGCGGGGGTCTCCTCGGAGCTGCCGCCCGAGGCCCGCGGGCTCGTGGACGTCGCCGTCCGCACCGACGGGACGGACGACTACTGGTTCGTGATCAACCGCACCGACCGGCACGTCGACGTGTCCGCGATCCCCGGCGACCCCCTCCGCGGCCCGGCCCTGGCTCAGGACGCGACCCTGGCTCCCCGGCAGGTCCGCATCCTGCGGCGGCCCCGCGCGTAG
- a CDS encoding maltokinase N-terminal cap-like domain-containing protein, with translation MAVIHRTTLTPTKLELLTSWLPTRPWYEGEGRPELLKGGGFRLDDPKGEVGIDFMVVTDVSGDRPVSYHVPLTYRGAPLEDTAHALIGTAEHGVLGPRWVYDGTHDPVLVAQLHALLHGDAEPQHQSVSDTPDPSVVASLTGAPVPGPVRLTGVADGPHATDIVVDGDGGGRLTLRFTRVMRPGEADAGRTRGHVTAGWRLHDETEARGVYVVVLDAPR, from the coding sequence ATGGCAGTCATCCATCGCACCACCTTGACGCCCACCAAGCTGGAGCTGCTCACGTCCTGGCTTCCCACCCGGCCCTGGTACGAAGGCGAGGGGCGGCCGGAGCTGCTGAAGGGCGGCGGCTTCCGGCTCGACGACCCGAAGGGCGAGGTCGGCATCGACTTCATGGTGGTCACCGACGTGTCCGGCGACCGGCCGGTCTCCTATCACGTGCCGCTCACCTATCGAGGGGCGCCGCTGGAGGACACCGCCCACGCCCTCATCGGTACGGCGGAGCACGGCGTGCTGGGACCGCGGTGGGTCTACGACGGCACCCACGACCCGGTCCTCGTCGCGCAGCTCCACGCCCTGCTCCACGGCGACGCCGAGCCGCAGCACCAGAGCGTGAGCGACACCCCCGACCCCTCGGTCGTCGCGAGCCTCACGGGAGCCCCGGTGCCGGGCCCTGTCCGGCTGACCGGCGTGGCCGACGGGCCGCACGCCACCGACATCGTCGTGGACGGCGACGGCGGCGGACGGCTGACCCTGCGCTTCACCCGCGTCATGCGGCCCGGCGAAGCGGACGCCGGGAGAACCCGGGGTCACGTCACGGCCGGCTGGCGGCTGCACGACGAGACCGAGGCCCGCGGCGTGTACGTCGTCGTCCTCGACGCGCCCCGCTGA
- a CDS encoding SDR family oxidoreductase, which yields MILVTGGRGAVATHLLTLLVEAGRPVRVASRDPERLRVPDGVTAVTCDLRDPATFPAALDGVTEVFLYAEPSHIAEFADIAVTAGVEHVVLLSSSGVLEPGAAGDPLATSHLDVETALLAAPLTTTILRPGSFAGNAGAWAWPIRAGRPVSLPYPGAHTDPIHERDLAEVAFTVLADPRHRGRHLHLTGPESLTFTEQIERLAEITGRPIAVRHVTREDWKREMADYIPAPYADALLDYWQAKDGRPVHLTGTVEQVTGRAPRTFATWVRDHVADFAG from the coding sequence ATGATTCTCGTCACCGGAGGCCGCGGCGCGGTCGCCACCCACCTGCTGACCCTGCTGGTCGAGGCCGGCCGCCCCGTGCGGGTGGCCTCCCGCGACCCCGAGCGGCTGCGGGTCCCCGACGGCGTCACGGCCGTCACCTGCGACCTCCGCGATCCCGCGACCTTCCCGGCCGCTCTCGACGGCGTCACCGAGGTCTTCCTGTACGCCGAGCCCTCGCACATCGCGGAGTTCGCCGACATCGCCGTCACGGCGGGGGTCGAGCATGTCGTGCTGCTGTCGTCCTCCGGCGTGCTGGAGCCCGGCGCGGCCGGCGACCCGCTGGCCACGTCGCATCTCGACGTCGAGACCGCGCTGCTCGCGGCACCGCTCACCACCACGATCCTGCGCCCCGGCTCCTTCGCCGGGAACGCGGGCGCCTGGGCCTGGCCCATCAGGGCCGGACGCCCGGTGAGCCTGCCCTACCCGGGCGCCCACACCGACCCCATCCACGAACGGGATCTCGCCGAAGTGGCCTTCACCGTGCTCGCCGACCCACGCCACCGGGGCCGGCATCTCCACCTGACCGGCCCGGAGAGCCTCACGTTCACCGAACAGATCGAGCGGCTCGCCGAGATCACCGGCCGGCCGATCGCCGTCCGCCACGTCACCCGGGAGGACTGGAAGCGGGAGATGGCCGACTACATCCCCGCTCCCTACGCGGACGCCCTGCTGGACTACTGGCAGGCCAAAGACGGCAGGCCCGTACACCTGACCGGCACCGTCGAACAGGTCACCGGCCGCGCTCCCCGCACCTTCGCCACCTGGGTCCGCGACCACGTCGCGGACTTCGCCGGATAG
- a CDS encoding dihydrofolate reductase family protein, with amino-acid sequence MTANRTVIGNITLSLDGRIHGPGGEYDMGWIVPHAVSDAARDHMVKVTSGATTALLGRRNYQGFGGFWPAVADDESADPRDRAFSRWLNTVEKIVFSTTLTEAPWQNSRIAAAGPAEVVKELRQQDGGDIVVPASTSVMQALLRAGELDRLSITLAPELVGNGPRLFADGLPATGWRLVSATQAASGALCLLYDKVRDGD; translated from the coding sequence ATGACAGCGAACCGCACCGTAATCGGCAACATCACCCTCTCGCTCGACGGCCGGATCCACGGCCCCGGCGGCGAGTACGACATGGGCTGGATCGTCCCCCACGCCGTCAGCGACGCGGCCCGCGACCACATGGTGAAGGTGACCTCCGGGGCCACCACCGCGCTGCTGGGCCGCAGGAACTACCAGGGCTTCGGCGGCTTCTGGCCCGCCGTGGCCGACGACGAGTCGGCCGACCCCCGCGACCGGGCCTTCTCCCGGTGGCTGAACACCGTCGAGAAGATCGTCTTCTCCACCACGCTCACCGAGGCGCCATGGCAGAACTCCCGCATCGCCGCCGCCGGCCCCGCCGAGGTCGTGAAGGAGCTGCGGCAGCAGGACGGCGGCGACATCGTCGTGCCGGCCAGCACCAGCGTCATGCAGGCCCTGCTGCGGGCCGGAGAGCTCGACCGGCTGAGCATCACGCTCGCGCCCGAGCTGGTCGGCAACGGGCCCCGCCTGTTCGCCGACGGCCTTCCCGCCACCGGCTGGCGGCTCGTCTCCGCCACGCAGGCCGCGAGCGGGGCGCTGTGCCTGCTGTACGACAAGGTCCGCGACGGCGACTGA